A stretch of Longimicrobiaceae bacterium DNA encodes these proteins:
- a CDS encoding methyltransferase domain-containing protein, translating to SYDVVFHVDLLSHFPDPIRALKAMASLLRPGGVLCFEVGIFAGLSPRWYRWIGRLGYPQHRWFYSEAAIHQLLDRAGLKVDAMKRFGLFPATILSTVGNRFLRSPEDKPRGRDGRPAPTRGLNKIYSRLQYLLRYRIGAFVPPVGPHAVFVTASPKS from the coding sequence CCAGCTATGACGTAGTCTTCCACGTCGACCTGCTCAGTCACTTTCCGGATCCGATCAGGGCGCTCAAAGCAATGGCGAGCCTGCTTCGCCCCGGTGGAGTACTCTGTTTCGAGGTAGGTATCTTCGCCGGACTCTCGCCTCGTTGGTATCGCTGGATCGGACGGCTCGGATACCCTCAACATCGATGGTTCTATTCCGAAGCCGCGATACACCAGCTACTCGACCGAGCAGGTCTGAAGGTCGACGCAATGAAGCGATTCGGGCTATTTCCCGCGACCATCCTGAGCACTGTAGGGAACCGATTCCTGCGAAGCCCGGAAGACAAGCCGCGCGGACGGGACGGAAGACCCGCTCCCACCAGAGGTTTGAACAAGATATACAGCCGGCTTCAATACCTTCTGCGCTACCGTATCGGTGCATTCGTCCCGCCCGTCGGCCCCCACGCCGTGTTCGTGACCGCCAGTCCGAAAAGTTGA
- a CDS encoding glycosyltransferase yields MDGPIRVYFLAHQLGRFVSDFGALPRYLTRRGIAATVFVPEHPRTIRAGWSRPDQIAASRRRLPESTDVRQLPFDREALSLSALLRTAWVVYRVAQKSVAAAYVLCGFVPNVVCGLPLRLLDRPCVFLVTGLGSAFDAPTWRRRWSRFAAASLYRYLFAGKNSRVIVHNHEDRDYLVHELHVARWRVEVTPGCGVDPEEYPWLPPPPPRSRKIVLVPVRLLKEKGVLDAAAASARLRARGIDHEMWFSCSVDPGNPSSLTEPEIEALKRDIPTIRFVGYQPTTQPLYAQCDVVLIPTRYREGLPTAILEAAACGRPIVATDNVGCREFVEDGRTGLLVSPGDPEDMAQALSRLLTDHDLAEDLRRDAYQKFLSGYTKAVMVKKTMDTLAALGVPLRRRPESDRASRPVPPRLQASPAGEIHLHTGSTR; encoded by the coding sequence ATGGACGGTCCTATCAGGGTATACTTCCTGGCTCACCAGCTGGGACGCTTCGTCTCGGACTTCGGCGCCCTTCCTCGCTACCTCACGCGTCGGGGTATCGCCGCGACCGTTTTCGTACCCGAGCACCCGCGCACCATCCGAGCTGGCTGGTCACGACCCGATCAGATCGCGGCCAGCCGGCGGCGACTACCGGAGAGCACCGACGTCCGCCAGCTCCCGTTCGACCGGGAGGCTCTAAGCCTATCCGCTCTCCTTCGCACGGCCTGGGTAGTGTACCGGGTTGCACAGAAGAGCGTTGCGGCCGCCTATGTCCTGTGCGGATTCGTGCCCAATGTCGTGTGCGGTCTTCCCCTGCGCCTGCTGGATCGTCCTTGCGTATTCCTCGTGACCGGGCTGGGCAGCGCTTTCGATGCTCCCACCTGGCGCAGGCGCTGGTCCCGGTTCGCTGCCGCGTCGCTGTATCGCTACCTCTTCGCTGGCAAGAACAGTCGGGTGATTGTGCACAATCACGAGGACCGTGACTATCTCGTCCACGAGTTGCACGTGGCCCGCTGGCGGGTGGAGGTGACACCGGGATGCGGGGTCGATCCCGAAGAATATCCGTGGCTTCCTCCTCCTCCACCTCGTTCCAGAAAGATCGTTCTCGTACCGGTTCGGCTATTGAAGGAGAAGGGAGTGCTGGACGCGGCTGCAGCCTCCGCGAGGCTGCGGGCGCGTGGCATCGACCACGAGATGTGGTTCTCCTGTTCCGTCGATCCTGGCAATCCCTCCTCGCTGACTGAACCCGAGATCGAAGCGCTGAAGCGAGACATTCCCACCATTCGCTTCGTGGGATACCAGCCCACCACGCAGCCCCTCTACGCTCAATGTGACGTGGTTCTCATTCCCACCCGCTATCGCGAGGGGCTCCCCACCGCCATCCTCGAAGCTGCTGCATGCGGACGACCCATCGTCGCGACAGACAATGTGGGGTGTCGAGAGTTCGTCGAAGACGGTCGAACGGGCCTACTGGTCTCCCCCGGGGACCCCGAGGACATGGCGCAGGCTCTTTCCCGCCTACTGACTGATCACGATCTCGCCGAGGACCTCCGCAGGGATGCATACCAGAAATTTCTCTCGGGATATACCAAGGCGGTGATGGTCAAGAAGACGATGGACACTCTCGCCGCGCTCGGCGTGCCCCTGAGGCGTCGTCCTGAGTCAGATCGAGCGAGCCGTCCGGTCCCCCCTCGCCTTCAAGCCTCCCCTGCCGGCGAGATCCACCTGCATACAGGGAGCACACGATGA
- a CDS encoding cupin domain-containing protein, protein MTRSVAQLSFDRCNLQDLSLEQRRAHHGQGEISFRRIVERGEVSGPCNFIDYAVVPPGASIGEHRHRSDEEEFYLILEGEGTMWRNGEEFRVRKGDLIRNPPNGLHRLENRADRPLRLFVFELAVIP, encoded by the coding sequence ATGACACGATCCGTAGCGCAGTTATCCTTCGATCGATGCAACCTGCAGGACCTCTCCCTTGAACAGCGACGCGCCCACCACGGGCAGGGTGAGATCAGCTTCCGAAGGATCGTCGAGCGTGGTGAGGTCTCCGGTCCCTGCAACTTCATCGATTACGCCGTTGTACCCCCCGGCGCATCGATTGGTGAGCACCGTCACCGGTCCGACGAGGAGGAGTTCTACCTGATCCTGGAGGGAGAGGGGACGATGTGGCGCAACGGGGAGGAGTTCCGCGTACGCAAGGGGGATCTCATTCGCAATCCACCGAACGGGTTGCACCGACTGGAGAACCGAGCGGATCGTCCGCTTCGACTGTTCGTGTTCGAGCTGGCAGTGATCCCATGA
- a CDS encoding sugar phosphate nucleotidyltransferase — MNVVGLVMAGGRGERARRSIADISKPLLEVGGVTLIERNLLALVEAGFRKLVVSVSAADSALSSFVADRCGTLVGSWGGSLELLAERWPRGNIGCAAELRGRGATVLVVFADNLTSMSLHSIVRSHVEHDADLTLATHREAIPIPYGEVRVRQGRVTEYSEKPVHRVLICSGIAVLGERALAAIPADEAMGISQLARKLIDQGALVREYRHSASWVDVNDAASLSRAELLFSRSQREFTPPSNDPRADRSRPLVEAGAPHTSRRPG; from the coding sequence ATGAACGTCGTGGGCCTGGTGATGGCCGGCGGCCGCGGCGAGCGCGCGCGTCGATCGATCGCGGACATTTCGAAGCCGCTTCTCGAAGTCGGCGGGGTGACCTTGATCGAGCGCAACCTTCTCGCCCTGGTGGAGGCAGGCTTTCGGAAGCTCGTGGTCTCGGTGTCGGCAGCCGATTCCGCGCTCAGTTCCTTCGTGGCAGACCGGTGCGGGACGCTGGTCGGATCGTGGGGAGGATCGCTAGAGCTGCTGGCTGAGCGCTGGCCGCGGGGAAACATCGGGTGCGCGGCCGAGCTGCGGGGTCGCGGCGCGACGGTCCTGGTTGTCTTCGCCGACAACCTTACGAGCATGAGCTTGCACTCGATTGTGCGGTCGCACGTCGAGCACGACGCGGATCTCACCCTGGCGACTCACCGGGAAGCAATTCCCATCCCCTACGGAGAAGTTCGCGTCCGCCAGGGGCGGGTGACGGAGTACTCGGAGAAGCCCGTACACCGCGTCCTGATCTGTAGCGGCATCGCCGTCCTAGGAGAGCGAGCGCTGGCCGCCATTCCCGCGGACGAAGCGATGGGCATCTCCCAGCTCGCACGGAAGCTCATCGACCAGGGAGCGCTGGTGCGCGAATATCGCCATTCCGCATCCTGGGTAGACGTAAACGATGCTGCCTCCCTCAGCCGAGCGGAGCTCCTGTTCTCCAGATCGCAGCGCGAATTCACGCCCCCGTCCAACGACCCGCGCGCCGACCGTTCACGACCGCTCGTCGAAGCCGGCGCTCCCCATACGTCGCGAAGGCCTGGATGA
- a CDS encoding iron-containing alcohol dehydrogenase, with the protein MTGNRVLITGVQGFIGSYLTAHWLQCDTTATIIGVGRSPEAFHAFTHEIRPAETPFKAPLPEALIHARRDERYSYHSLDLRDRAAVRRLIEDCSFTHIVHLAGSLRDEPAEQLFTNNVLATATLLECIAETALPPPRIVIASTGSVYGKAGGGAPPRGPAPEQPVDLYSTSKLATEQASKILAARHALPLLLARIFNVVGPGQDERHLCGWLARQIAQIRNRYQAPEIRVGPLDTTRDFLDVREVALALYLLATRGRAGATYDVGSGAETPAGRVLEHLCEIAGLDGSLTIRRLPARAADIPRLVADTAPLAELGFAPEIPLRTSLVDLLTYYEDILLARRPHHLSSRRLPGAADAELPGVSLLEVRNQREHRYTIHVGPDILQTLPQLLARAYPGVRMAVLTDDRVFALLGEAFVRDLCSVDIATVPIVVEQGEQSKSLHVLSSIAEQLFRGKLDRRGLLLNLGGGMITDLGGFVAATYMRGIRYANVPTTLLAQHDAAVGGKVAVNTPWAKNFLGAFHDPAAVYCDTAALRSLDARAISSGIAEAIKVAIIREPDLFGLLEREERAIRELRDAAVLGEVVLRATKAKIELLAPDPFEADLRRALNLGHSFAHTLETTLGYRRILHGEAVGFGIAVAAEIACSRGVCDRTTADRIHQLLAAYDLPPRVEMEDLLSAIDHMAAIRLIRGNHLHFVLPEGIGAVRIVPDLSRDELRQALEAIAEHPTLGNCIAA; encoded by the coding sequence ATGACCGGCAACCGCGTTCTCATCACCGGCGTACAAGGATTCATCGGGTCGTACCTGACCGCCCACTGGTTACAGTGCGACACGACGGCCACGATTATCGGCGTCGGTCGTTCGCCGGAAGCTTTCCATGCCTTCACACACGAGATCCGCCCCGCGGAGACTCCCTTCAAAGCCCCCCTACCCGAGGCACTGATACACGCGCGGCGGGATGAGCGGTACAGCTATCACAGCCTGGACCTGCGTGACCGCGCGGCGGTGAGGCGACTGATCGAGGACTGTTCCTTTACGCATATCGTTCATCTCGCCGGCTCTCTTCGGGACGAACCGGCCGAGCAACTGTTCACGAATAATGTCCTGGCGACGGCCACCCTGCTGGAGTGTATCGCCGAAACGGCCCTTCCCCCTCCGCGCATCGTCATCGCTTCGACAGGATCCGTGTACGGAAAGGCCGGAGGCGGTGCACCTCCGCGAGGACCCGCGCCGGAGCAGCCCGTCGATCTGTATTCCACCAGCAAGCTAGCCACCGAGCAGGCCTCCAAGATCCTGGCAGCACGTCACGCCCTTCCTCTGCTCCTTGCTCGCATCTTCAATGTTGTCGGACCAGGTCAGGACGAGCGTCACCTCTGCGGCTGGCTTGCGCGCCAGATTGCTCAGATCCGAAACCGGTATCAGGCACCGGAGATCAGGGTGGGTCCGCTGGATACGACTCGAGATTTCCTCGACGTGCGTGAGGTGGCACTCGCCCTCTATTTGCTCGCCACCCGGGGTCGCGCGGGGGCGACGTATGACGTGGGATCGGGTGCGGAGACTCCCGCCGGCCGGGTACTCGAGCACCTCTGCGAGATCGCCGGCCTGGATGGCTCCCTGACCATACGCAGGCTCCCTGCGCGGGCGGCCGATATCCCCAGGCTGGTGGCGGATACTGCACCACTTGCCGAGCTCGGCTTTGCCCCGGAAATACCGCTCCGCACCAGTCTCGTGGACCTGCTCACCTATTATGAAGATATTCTTCTAGCCCGACGTCCCCACCACCTCTCCAGCCGACGATTGCCCGGTGCCGCAGATGCGGAGCTACCGGGCGTCTCTCTGCTGGAAGTACGCAATCAGCGGGAGCATCGCTATACGATTCATGTTGGGCCGGATATTCTGCAGACATTACCCCAGCTTCTGGCTCGCGCCTATCCGGGAGTCCGTATGGCGGTGCTCACGGATGATCGTGTTTTCGCCCTGCTCGGCGAAGCATTCGTGCGCGATCTCTGTTCGGTCGACATCGCGACTGTACCCATTGTAGTCGAGCAAGGGGAACAATCGAAATCACTCCACGTGCTGTCGTCGATTGCGGAACAGCTATTCCGTGGCAAGCTGGACCGCCGGGGCCTGCTGCTGAACCTGGGTGGCGGCATGATCACCGATCTCGGCGGGTTTGTGGCCGCCACCTACATGCGCGGCATTCGCTACGCCAATGTTCCCACCACATTGCTGGCACAGCACGATGCAGCCGTGGGTGGTAAAGTGGCGGTCAATACTCCCTGGGCGAAGAACTTCCTGGGAGCGTTTCACGATCCGGCGGCGGTCTACTGTGACACCGCCGCGCTGAGATCATTGGATGCGCGCGCGATCAGCTCCGGTATCGCCGAGGCCATCAAAGTGGCCATCATCCGCGAGCCCGATCTCTTCGGCTTGCTGGAACGAGAGGAGCGCGCCATTCGGGAGCTCCGCGATGCGGCTGTGCTCGGGGAAGTCGTCCTCCGGGCGACGAAAGCGAAGATCGAGTTGCTCGCCCCCGATCCTTTCGAGGCGGACCTGCGGCGCGCTCTGAATCTCGGTCACAGTTTCGCGCACACACTCGAGACGACGCTCGGCTACCGCCGAATCCTTCACGGTGAGGCAGTCGGATTCGGGATTGCCGTGGCCGCGGAGATCGCTTGTTCGCGGGGGGTGTGCGACCGGACCACAGCCGATCGAATTCACCAACTGTTGGCTGCCTACGATCTGCCTCCGCGGGTGGAGATGGAGGATCTGTTGAGTGCCATCGATCACATGGCGGCGATCCGACTCATCCGCGGGAATCACCTGCACTTCGTTCTGCCCGAGGGAATCGGTGCAGTGCGGATCGTGCCTGACCTCTCGCGAGACGAACTGCGCCAGGCTCTGGAGGCGATCGCCGAACATCCGACACTCGGCAATTGCATCGCGGCGTGA
- a CDS encoding ROK family protein: MEATLGVDLGGTKLLATASDRTENVVASFQHATGPAFRPEQMLTVLRSILAKLSTSGVRVQRVGIGFPGLVERHSGRVHSSVILPTWRDYPLAERVEDDLGVRCYVDNDVNVAARAEARERNLGRGDSMLFVSIGTGVGGALVLDGRIWEGASGLAGEIGHVSISRTGPRCLCGRRGCVNLFASGTAIERQLRHQSAGVALAHKRDPSVVSVVRKAAQALGIAVGSAMNLLNPTLVVLGGGVAQYGAAYLEAVRDAVAREAFPEIAQACRVELTRAGYAAGAYGATILAGEAEVRSRTAGPALARPSH, encoded by the coding sequence ATGGAAGCGACCCTTGGAGTGGACCTGGGCGGTACGAAGTTGCTCGCCACAGCGAGCGACCGCACGGAGAATGTCGTCGCCAGTTTCCAGCACGCGACCGGCCCTGCTTTCCGACCGGAACAGATGCTGACCGTGCTCCGATCCATTCTTGCGAAGCTTTCCACCAGCGGAGTCCGCGTTCAACGTGTCGGCATTGGCTTTCCCGGTCTGGTCGAACGGCATTCGGGACGAGTGCATTCATCCGTGATTCTGCCCACCTGGCGGGACTACCCGCTCGCAGAACGCGTCGAAGACGACCTCGGAGTCCGGTGCTATGTCGACAATGACGTGAATGTTGCCGCCCGAGCCGAAGCCAGGGAACGCAATCTGGGCCGCGGCGATAGCATGCTGTTCGTGTCCATCGGAACCGGCGTCGGGGGAGCGCTCGTGCTGGATGGGCGGATATGGGAAGGCGCCTCCGGCCTGGCAGGAGAGATCGGCCATGTGAGCATTTCGCGGACTGGCCCGAGGTGCCTCTGCGGACGTCGAGGGTGCGTGAACCTTTTCGCGTCAGGCACCGCCATTGAAAGACAGCTCCGGCATCAGAGCGCAGGGGTGGCGCTCGCCCACAAGCGAGATCCGTCGGTGGTCAGTGTGGTGAGGAAGGCGGCGCAGGCGCTGGGAATCGCGGTTGGGAGCGCCATGAACCTGCTCAACCCGACATTGGTGGTGCTCGGAGGAGGAGTCGCGCAGTACGGAGCGGCGTATCTGGAGGCCGTACGCGACGCGGTCGCGCGGGAAGCGTTTCCGGAAATTGCCCAAGCATGCCGGGTGGAGCTGACTCGCGCAGGCTACGCAGCCGGAGCCTACGGCGCAACAATCCTGGCCGGTGAAGCCGAGGTACGGTCGCGCACCGCGGGGCCGGCGCTGGCGAGGCCCAGCCACTGA
- a CDS encoding sugar phosphate isomerase/epimerase, with protein MKLGVCLQALYHLPFEEAIRAAASLGYEAVELPVDSRSPFVDLEAALNGDWKRIQRAIEAAGLEISALSNHQEGQLLLGPHGEDTDPIFKGSPKAKIDYAEHRLRCTADLAKLLDVTVVCGFTGCEDYSRWFPWPLADGYERMASVFRERLLPILDHFDARGVRFAHECHPRQFAYNLETALWTVDLLDGHSAWAFNLDPGNLALAGVDPVVFVSELRDRIVHVHAKDCERVAHNIDRSGLLAHGPWNRPDRGFRFRVPGWGGIPWKRLISELQMRGYRGVLAVEHEDPTMDPIEGLEQARDYLQPKLLRRPPPQTTWW; from the coding sequence ATGAAGCTCGGTGTCTGCCTGCAGGCGCTCTATCATCTTCCCTTTGAAGAAGCTATTCGAGCAGCCGCATCGCTAGGGTACGAAGCGGTGGAACTGCCCGTGGACAGCAGATCACCATTCGTTGACCTGGAAGCTGCTTTGAATGGTGACTGGAAGCGGATTCAAAGGGCGATTGAAGCTGCCGGTCTTGAGATTTCCGCCCTCTCCAATCATCAGGAGGGCCAGCTGCTGCTCGGCCCTCACGGAGAAGATACCGATCCGATTTTCAAGGGGTCGCCGAAAGCCAAGATCGACTACGCAGAGCACCGTCTCCGCTGCACCGCGGATCTGGCAAAGCTGCTCGACGTCACCGTCGTCTGCGGGTTCACCGGATGTGAAGACTACTCGAGGTGGTTTCCCTGGCCGCTGGCTGATGGGTACGAACGGATGGCCTCGGTATTCCGTGAACGCCTCCTCCCCATCCTGGATCACTTCGACGCCCGTGGCGTGCGTTTCGCCCACGAATGTCATCCCCGGCAGTTCGCGTACAATCTCGAGACCGCGCTCTGGACAGTCGATCTCCTGGACGGACATTCAGCGTGGGCATTCAACCTCGATCCCGGCAATTTAGCCCTGGCGGGTGTGGACCCGGTGGTGTTCGTCTCCGAGTTGCGAGACCGCATCGTGCACGTGCACGCCAAAGACTGCGAGCGAGTCGCGCACAACATCGATCGCTCGGGACTGCTCGCACATGGCCCCTGGAACCGACCCGATCGCGGATTCAGGTTCAGGGTTCCGGGTTGGGGAGGGATCCCCTGGAAACGATTGATTTCCGAGCTACAGATGCGCGGCTACCGCGGCGTCCTCGCCGTCGAGCACGAGGATCCCACTATGGATCCGATCGAGGGGCTGGAGCAGGCGCGGGACTACCTTCAACCAAAGCTGCTCCGCCGCCCACCGCCACAGACAACGTGGTGGTGA
- a CDS encoding ferritin-like domain-containing protein, which translates to MTSPALDRGVLAEENREKREQIVELLKKAYWMEIETVMNYITNSTNPDGVRAQEIIESLQSDIEEELGHARQFAARIKELWGVVPGSLEFKAEQSYLQPPSEQTDIVHVIKGVIEAEKGAIDFYNGIIEACEGFDWVTQDMVIGILHDEEQHLRLFEGFLREYKAEGKA; encoded by the coding sequence ATGACCTCACCCGCACTGGATCGCGGCGTTCTCGCCGAGGAAAACCGTGAGAAGCGCGAGCAGATCGTCGAGCTGTTGAAGAAGGCGTACTGGATGGAGATCGAGACGGTGATGAACTACATCACCAACTCGACCAATCCGGATGGCGTACGGGCCCAGGAGATCATCGAATCACTGCAATCCGACATCGAGGAGGAACTGGGTCACGCCCGGCAGTTCGCGGCTCGCATCAAGGAGCTCTGGGGGGTGGTGCCCGGCTCGCTCGAGTTCAAGGCGGAGCAGAGTTACCTGCAACCCCCCAGCGAGCAGACCGACATCGTGCACGTCATCAAGGGGGTGATCGAGGCCGAGAAGGGGGCCATCGATTTCTACAACGGCATCATTGAGGCGTGCGAGGGATTCGATTGGGTCACGCAGGACATGGTGATCGGGATCCTGCACGACGAGGAACAGCACCTGCGCCTCTTCGAAGGGTTCCTGCGCGAGTACAAGGCCGAGGGGAAGGCGTGA
- a CDS encoding arginase family protein: protein MNPTGSSTGASESNLALVGAASSIGIRPYDEGGQERALGRAPAALRELGLAAALGAVDLGDLRPGPYQDRVRTPGQVRNEAGLVEYSRALAERVAAATAGGRKALVIGGDCSIVLGSLLGLRASHRRVGLVYVDAHADFATPQESTTGSAASMCLAMAVGRGDSPLARLHPDGPLVHGADAVVVARRDQEEWYGQKALARHGVLDLTDDEVRRMGFVAAADRALERVTREGIEGFWVHLDADVIDPDLMPAVDSPVPGGPGIDELVELLIPLAHHPRMLGMQVTIYDPALDPGFRAGRVLASLLERIFGAGQATNPDALHAVNSVAGAPAGSPNRPEDTRG from the coding sequence ATGAATCCAACCGGCTCGAGTACGGGAGCGTCGGAGAGCAACCTGGCGCTGGTGGGTGCCGCCTCTTCGATCGGTATTCGTCCGTACGATGAGGGTGGGCAGGAGCGAGCCCTCGGTCGCGCGCCCGCCGCCCTGCGGGAGCTGGGTCTCGCGGCGGCCCTGGGCGCGGTTGACCTGGGCGATCTCCGACCCGGACCCTATCAGGACCGGGTGCGCACTCCGGGTCAGGTGCGCAACGAGGCGGGTCTGGTAGAATACAGTCGTGCTCTCGCGGAGCGGGTCGCGGCGGCAACCGCCGGTGGCCGGAAAGCCCTGGTGATCGGCGGCGACTGCAGTATCGTCCTCGGCTCGCTGCTCGGCCTCAGGGCCTCGCACCGCCGGGTGGGGCTCGTGTACGTGGATGCTCACGCCGATTTCGCCACTCCGCAGGAGTCGACCACCGGGTCCGCAGCAAGCATGTGCCTGGCGATGGCAGTCGGACGGGGCGATTCTCCGCTGGCCCGGCTGCACCCCGATGGGCCGCTGGTCCACGGCGCGGATGCCGTGGTCGTGGCGCGGCGCGACCAGGAGGAGTGGTACGGGCAGAAGGCGCTCGCCCGACACGGGGTGCTCGACCTGACGGACGACGAGGTACGTAGGATGGGCTTTGTCGCCGCGGCCGACCGCGCGCTGGAACGCGTCACCCGCGAGGGGATCGAGGGGTTCTGGGTCCATCTGGATGCGGACGTCATCGACCCCGATCTCATGCCGGCCGTCGATTCGCCCGTGCCCGGCGGTCCCGGCATCGACGAGCTGGTCGAGCTGCTCATCCCTCTGGCGCACCATCCGCGCATGCTGGGCATGCAGGTCACCATCTACGATCCGGCGCTCGATCCGGGGTTTCGGGCGGGCAGGGTGCTGGCGTCGCTGCTGGAGCGCATATTCGGAGCAGGGCAGGCTACGAATCCCGATGCGCTGCACGCGGTGAACTCCGTCGCCGGCGCTCCGGCCGGATCTCCGAATCGACCAGAGGATACCAGAGGATGA
- a CDS encoding CGNR zinc finger domain-containing protein, whose protein sequence is MSEDRLAEDRGMGSGVVKRVGGRLCLDFVNSVRARLPGGTDSAGREWMDRIADERITSYAALVRWGAAAGAISDGDASALLRTGTEQPEAAQTVHARALALREAIYRIFKAALERWPIPSGDLAVLNDEVWIARGHEKIVAAVHPRWEWTNSTEDLDHVLWPIAVDAAALLTSPELGRVGQCPGTECGWLFLDRSRSGRRRWCDMADCGNLAKVRRHRERGRGSRASS, encoded by the coding sequence ATGTCCGAAGATCGTCTGGCCGAGGATCGGGGGATGGGAAGCGGGGTGGTCAAGCGGGTCGGGGGAAGGCTCTGTCTGGATTTCGTGAACTCGGTGCGCGCGCGGCTTCCCGGTGGGACGGATTCGGCCGGCCGGGAGTGGATGGATCGCATCGCCGACGAACGCATCACCTCCTACGCTGCACTGGTGCGGTGGGGAGCGGCGGCCGGGGCGATCAGCGATGGGGATGCCTCGGCGCTGCTGCGTACCGGTACGGAGCAACCGGAGGCGGCCCAGACCGTCCACGCGAGAGCCCTGGCGCTGCGCGAAGCGATCTACCGGATCTTCAAGGCCGCGCTCGAGCGTTGGCCGATCCCATCCGGCGACCTGGCCGTCCTGAACGACGAAGTATGGATCGCGCGGGGGCACGAGAAGATCGTGGCCGCCGTGCATCCGCGCTGGGAGTGGACGAACAGCACTGAGGACCTCGACCACGTGCTCTGGCCGATCGCCGTGGACGCCGCGGCGCTCCTCACCTCGCCAGAGCTGGGGCGCGTAGGTCAGTGTCCGGGGACCGAATGTGGCTGGCTCTTCCTCGACCGCAGCCGCTCGGGTCGGAGACGCTGGTGCGACATGGCCGACTGCGGCAACCTGGCCAAGGTGCGGCGTCACCGGGAGCGGGGGCGAGGGAGCAGAGCAAGCAGCTGA